The Coregonus clupeaformis isolate EN_2021a chromosome 35, ASM2061545v1, whole genome shotgun sequence genome includes the window TGGTATCATCCTGGCCCTAATACCAGTGCTATGATAGGATATAGCTATGTTCTACTGCCATAGTGGTATCATCCTGGCCCTAATACCAGTGCTATGATAGGATATAGCTATGTTCTACTGCCATAGTGGTATCATCCTGGCCCTAATACCAGTGCTATGATAGGATATAGCTATGTTCTACTGCCATAGTGGTGTCATCCTGGCCCTAATACCAGTGCTATGATAGGATATAGCTATGTTCTACTGCCATAGTGGTGTCATCCTGGCCCTAATACCAGTGCTATGATAGGATATAGCTATGTTCTACTGCCATAGTGGTATCATCCTGGCCCTAATACCAGTGCTATGATAGGATATAGCTATGTTCTACTGCCATAGTGGTATCATCCTGGCCCTAATACCAGTGCTATGATAGGATATAGCTATGTTCTACTGCCATAGTGGTATCATCCTGGCCCTAATACCAGTGCTATGATAGGATATAGCTATGTTCTACTGCCATAGTGGTATCATCCTGGCCCTAATACCAGTGCTATGATAGGATATAGCTATGTTCTACTGCCATAGTGGTATCATCCTGGCCCTAATACCAGTGCTATGATAGGATATAGCTATGTTCTACTGCCATAGTGGTGTCATCCTGGCCCTAATACCAGTGCTATGATAGGATATAGCTATGTTCTACTGCCATAGTGGTATCATCCTGGCCCTAATACCAGTGCTATGATAGGATATAGTTAGGGGCTAGTGCCTGGTTTCAGCTCCTAACTCCTACCTCATGGTGCTCACAGATCAAATAAATAATACTCAATATGTCATGTCATTTGCTCTAAGCTCAAGCTTTCTAGAGACATCATAAAACATGCATTATAATAAGAATGTTTATTTTCTTTCCCCCTACAGTGGGTATGAAGGGTATATGATTAAGCACAGTGGCACTTTAACATgactaacatctctctctctctctctctctctctctctctctctctctctctctctctctctctcttcttcctttctctctctctcttcttcctttctctctctctctctctctctctctctcctttctttctcttcctctctctctctccttcctctctctctctctctccccctacagtGGGTATCCCAACCATAAAGTGGTGTGGGGCGGAGGGGGACTACAACGTGATGGTGATGGAGCTGTTAGGACCTAGTCTGGAGGACCTGTTCAACTTCTGCTCGCGCAAGTTCTCCCTCAAGACTGTCCTGCTGCTGGCTGACCAGATGGTAAGAGACTGGCGTGCGTTGGCGGAGGCAGGGTGCGTGGGAGTCTGAGGGTACAGTACCACCTGTCTTGAATGACACTGGCCAACTCTTAACTCTGCCTCCATTCAGAATGTTAGGAAGCCTTGTCCCACTGTGACCATGCAGCCCTTTCAGGCTGGTGTAGAAGCACCTCCTGGGTGGCATCATGACTCTATTTGCATTGTGTGTCAGGTTTGCATTGCGGACTGTGGGATGATTGAGTGCATGAGGTCACTACATTCTCCTTGTTAGTTTCTCCCCATCCTGTTTTTGATTTATTAGggtccccattagccgacgccaatggcgacagctagtcttactggggtccgacacattacagacaaaatactttaccatttacatacatttaaaaacatcaacatgtagtgtgtgtgtgtgcatctatcagttccacatgcatgtcagtacatacacacaacaggtAGGTCACACTGTTGAACCAGTCAGATGGGACTAGTCTGGATCATAAAGTCATTTATTCAGTTGACTGTCCTAAGCCAATCTACATTGATAGTACAGTGGTGTCACAGTTAGCCAGCTAAAATAGTTTACAGTTAGTTAGCAAttagggatgtaacgattcaaTGTTTAAGTATGCATCGGTCAGAAAAGCGATTCAAACATGTTTTTGGTTCATGTTACGTTCTTTCTACCTTCCCGAAAATACCTTTTAtcttttgtgacaactgatgTGTCAAACTGCATGGGACTGTGTTGACATCATTGATCTACAAGTCGTTTTGCATGCCGGACAACCCCTGGCGATATCCGTAGCTTTGGTCAAACACCGTTATGGTGTATGTAGGGATATTCCAATAAgggaaactgggcatctaccaccccactatcagttagCGATTTCAGATCAAACATTGCTATCACAACTTTTGAAATCACCACCACCCACTAATTCATTTGTAATTTTTGCGGATTAAAAGTGAATATATATAGCACAATTTAGGGATTTCACCCCCGTCTCATAATGGAATGGTTTAGACCGTTTGGAAGTTTATAATACCAGAAGACTCTGAGAGAGCTTCTACCAGGTGTTCTCCAGTTGTTTATAATACCAGGTGTCTCGGGTTGTTTCTAATACCAGGTGTTCTCCAGTTGTTTATAATACCAGGTGTCTCGGGTTGTTTATAATACCAGGTGTTCTCCAGTTGTTTATAATACCAGGTGTCTCGGGTTGTTTATAATACCAAGTGTCTCGGGTTGTTTATAATACCAGGTGTCTCCAGTTGTTTATAATACCAGGTGTTCTCCAGTTGTTTATAATACCAGGTGTCTCGGGTTGTTTATAATACCAGGTGTCTCGGGTTGTTTATAATACCAGGTGTCTCGGGTTGTTTATAATACCAGGTGTTCTCCAGTTGTTTATAATACCAGGTGTCTCGGGTTGTTTATAATACCAGGTGTCTCGGGTTGTTTATAATACCAGGTGTTCTCCAGTTGTTTATAATACCAGGTGTCTCGGGTTGTTTATAATACCAAGTGTCTCGGGTTGTTTATAATACCAGGTGTCTCCAGTTGTTTATAATACCAGGTGTTCTCCAGTTGTTTATAATACCAGGTGTCTCAGGTTGTTTATAATACCAGGTGTCTCGGGTTGTTTATAATACCAGGTGTCTCGGGTTGTTTATAATACCAGGTGTCTCGGGTTGTTTATAATACCAGGTGTCTCGGGTTGTTTATAATACCAGGTGTCTCGGGTTGTTTATAATACCAGGTGTCTCGGGTTGTTTATAATACCAGGTGTCTCGGGTTGTTTATAATACCAGGTGTCTCCAGTTGTTTATAATACCAGGTGTCTCCAGTTGTTTATAATACCAGGTGTCTCGGGTTGTTTATAATACCATGTGTCTCGCTAGCTATTATTGATcaagctctctcctctccagatcaGACTAGCTGTTATTGATcaagctctctcctctccagatcaGACTAGCTGTTATTGATcaagctctctcctctccagatcaGACTAGCTGTTATTGATcaagctctctcctctccagatcaGACTAGCTGTTATTGATcaagctctctcctctccagatcaGACTAGCTGTTATTGATcaagctctctcctctccagatcaGCCGTATAGAGTACATCCACTCTAAGAACTTCATCCACAGAGATGTGAAGCCAGACAACTTCCTGATGGGCCTGGGCAAGAAGGGAAACCTGGTGTACATCATCGACTTTGGCCTGGCCAAGAAATACCGAGACGCCCGCACACACCAGCACATCCCCTACCGCGAGAACAAGAACCTGACTGGCACCGCACGCTACGCATCCATCAACACACACCTGGGAATCGGTAGGATAtagacactatatatacaaaagtatgtggacaccccttcaaattagtggattcggttatttcagccacacccgttgctgaccggtgtattaaatcgagcacacagccttacaatctccatagacacctccataacttgctacatttgcacacactgtatatatattttctgttgtatttttggctttatgttttgttttaccccatatgtaactctatgttgtttttattgcactgctttgctttatcttggccaggtcgcagttgtaaatgagaacttgttctcaactggcctacctgattaaataaaggttaaaaaaaacattggcagtagaatggccttactgaagatctcagtgactttcaacgtggcactgacataggatgccacctttccaacaagtccgttcgtcaaatttctgccctgctagagctgccctggtcaactgtaagtgctgttattgtgacttggaaacgtctaggagcaacaacggctcagccgcaaagtggtaggccacacaagctcacagaacgggaccgctgaagcgcatagcgtgtaaaaatcgtctgtcctcggttgcaacactcactacctctggaagcaacgtcagcacaataactgttcatcgggagcttcgtGAAATGGGTTACCATGGCCGAGcatccgcacacaagcctaagatcaccatgtgcaaagccaagcatcggctgaagtggtgtaaagctcgccaccattggactctggagcagtggaaacgcgttctctggagtgatgaatcacaatTCACTATCTGGCAGGACgctggacaaatctgggtttggcgaatgccaggagaaagctacctgccccaatgcatagtgccaactgtaaagtttggtggaggaggaataatggtctggggctgtttttcatggttcgggctaggccccttagttccagtgaaagtaaatcttaacgctacagcatacaatgacattctagacgattctgttcttccaacttGGTGGGAACGGTTTGGGGACGACCCTTTCCTGTTTacgtatgacaatgcccccgtacacaaagcgaggtccatacagaaatggtttgtcgagatcagtgtggaagaacttgactgacatgcacagagccctgacctcaaccccatcaaacacctttgggatgaattggaacgccgactgcgagccaggcgtaattgcccaacatcagtgccgaccttaccaatgctcatggctgaatggaagcaagtccccgcagcaatgttccaacatctagtggaaagccttcccagcaggtgtccacatactatatatgctagttacacacacacaccttggaaCAGGTACGCCACACACAACATAAACaccctgaccctctctctcttctctctctcttctccctctctctccctcctctccctcctctctctctctctctcttctccctgtctctctctctcctccctctctctcttctccctgtctctctcttctcgctgtctctctcttctccctgtctccctctctccctcctccctcttctcgctctcttctccctgtgtctctctccccccctcctctctcctctacagagCAGTCTCGTCGTGATGACCTGGAGTCTCTTGGTTATGTCCTGATGTACTTCAACCTGGGCAGTCTGCCCTGGCAGGGCCTGAAGGCAGCCACCAAGAGACAGAAGTACGAACGCATCAGTGAGAAGAAGATGTCGACCCCCATCGAGGTCCTCTGCAAGGGATACCCATGTGAGTAGCTGAAAGACCTGACTGGTTGGAAGTTGATGGATTTTCTGAAGTCAAAACATGTCGTTTTTGCATAGTAGATCCTTGTACATATAGAATTTCCACTCCCATTCTTTTAAAGTGGATAGCTCTAATGTGGTCCAAAATGGTATGGATAGGGTTAGGAGTTTTTCCTGAGCATGTGACCTAACCAGGAAGAAAATGGATCAGATTCAGATGATGATCGACTCAGTATTTGTTTGTAGTGTATATCTTGTTGTCTTGGGGCAGCCCATGAGACTAGATTATTCACATTCAGGGGCAGCCCATGAGACTAGATGGATTCACATTCAGGGGCAGCCCATGAGACTAGATGGATTCACATTCAGGGGCAGCCCATGAGACTAGATGATTCACATTCAGGGGCAGCCCATGAGACTAGATTATTCGCATTCAGGGGCAGCCCATGAGACTAGAAGGATTCACATTCAGGGGCAGCCCATGAGACTAGAAGGATTCACATTCAGGGGAAGCCCATGAGACTAGATGGATTCACATTCAGGGGCAGCCCATGAGACTAGATGGATTCACATTCAGGCATTTGATTCCACATAATTGTTATACAACTAGATGTATGTAAGCCCTCTTGTTTCTCCTCTCAGCGGAGTTTGCCACGTACCTGAACTTCTGCCGTTCTCTGCGGTTCGATGACAAGCCGGACTACTCGTACCTCAGACAGCTGTTCAGAAACCTGTTCCACAGACAGGGCTTCTCCTACGACTACGTCTTCGACTGGAACATGCTTAAGTTCGTGAGTAACGTCTCTGTTACATCTGATTCATACCCTTCATTACATTGATTCAGGCCATCTGATTCATCCCCTTCATTACATTGATTCAGGCTATCTGATTCATACCCTTCATTACATTGATTCAGGCCATCTGATTCATACCCTTCATTACATTGATTCAGGCTGGAATCTTTTCATcacaataatatctcctttctcctgaagtgtacagtcattcagtacttcccactaatctGAAAGCATTGGACTGGTGGAGACATGACTGGATTGGTGGAGACATGACTTAGTGGGAGTTTCCACTGTATTTCTTATACCATTTTATTTCAAATCAGTGAAGTGAAGTGAACCAGTGCACACTTTAtgaggaaggagagataattgaGACATAGCCCTGGACTGTCCAAGGTGGCCATTTTGTTGGTCTACTGATAGCAGTGGTGTCCCTGGCAACGGCAGCCATTTTGAATCGATAAGATCCAGTTGTGTTTCTGTGATAGGGAAGGGTTGGGAGGTGGGAAAGTGTGTGAGCAGGGTGTTTATTTCTCTCTGTGTACAGGGTGCTAACAGGGCAGCGGAggatgcagagagggagaggagagccgGTGAGGACAGACTGAGGCAGGGACAGGCCAGGGCCCCTGCAGGGGCCAGGGGGATCCCCTCCGCCTCCGGACGAGCCAGAGGAGCACAGGACGCAGCCGCACCCGCACCCCTCACACCCACCTCACACACAGGTTAGTGAAAACACACCTCACACCCACCTCACACACAGGTTAGTGAAAACACACCTCACACCCACCTCACACACAGGTTAGTGAAAACACACCTCACACCCACCTCACACACAGGTTAGTGAAAACACACCTCACATAAGTGAAGACTCGCACCACACCCGCCTCACATACATACCTCACACACAGGTCTGatatgctacacacacacacacacaccacgtacaCACACCACGTATAGCCAAGCGCTCACACCAGTGCATCACATGCTCCTTGTTCAAGATAGACCCTGTACAGATACATTGACTTCAAAACAACTGCGTGAACATGATTATTCCGGAAAGAATAGCTCTAGGTATTGCCAGGCTAGTGAACAGGCAGTCTGTGAGGTGTAGAGACATGCTGACATATAAaaccctgaggacacacacagtcagtcctCACACTGATGTCGAATACTGACATCCACTATCATTTCAACAGCCAGCTAACGCAGAACATGAGCTGACACGCACACGAGCTGACGAACGCACGCATgctcacgtacacacacacacacactccttgtaAATTGTGACCATCAAAcagcctgtgcgtgtgtgtgtgtgtgtgtgtgtgtgtgtgtgtgtgtggcatagcTGAAAGGCCTTGTGAAGCCAACAGCAGTGTCATTAAATCAGTCCAGTGATCAAAGGCAAGTGGTCTGATGTGTGTCTCAAAGCCCTGTTAGAATTCACCAGGAAAGGTGCTACTGTCTGTTGATCACCCCCTCCAGAACAGCACTGACTgaattggttaaataaaggttggaAAAATACAACAAAGTAGTccgtaaagtgtgtgtgtgtgtctctctctaaccccaggtgtctgttccctatcccaggtatggagcgagaggtgtgtctctctctaaccccaggtgtctgtcccctatcccaggtatggagcgagaggtgtgtctctctctaaccccaggtgtctgttcctatcccaggtatggagCGAGAGGTGTCTCTCTAACCCCAGGTGTCTGTCCCCTATCCCAGGTATGGAGCGAGAggtgtctctctctaaccccagGTGTCTGTTCCCTATCCCAGGTATGGAGCGAGAGGTGTGTCTCTAACCCCAGGTGTCTGTTCCCTATCCCAGGTATGGAGCGAGAGGTCTCTCTCTAACCCCAGGTGTCTGTTCCCTATCCCAGGTATGGAGCGAgaggtgtgtctctctctaaccccagGTGTCTGTTCCCTATCCCAGGTATGGAGCGAGAGGTCTCTCTCTAACCCCAGGTGTCTGTCCCCTATCCCAGGTATGGAGCGAGAGGTGTCTCTCTAACCCCAGGTGTCTGTTCCCTATCCCAGGTATGGAGCGTGTGGTGTGTCTCTAACCCCAGGTGTCTGTTCCCTATCCCAGGTATGGAGCGAGAGGTCTCTCTCTAACCCCAGGTGTCTGTCCCCTATCCCAGGTATGGAGCGAGAGGTGTCTCTCTAACCCCAGGTGTCTGTTCCCTATCCCAGGTATGGAGCGAGAggtgtctctctctaaccccagGTGTCTGTTCCCTATCCCAGGTATGGAGCGAGAGGTGTGTCTCTAACCCCAGGTGTCTGTTCCCTATCCCAGGTATGGAGCGAGAGGTGTCTCTCTAACCCCAGGTGTCTGTTCCCTATCCCAGGTATGGAGCGTGTGGTGTGTCTCTAACCCCAGGTGTCTGTCCCCTATCCCAGGTATGGAGCGTGTGGTGTGTCTCTAACCCCAGGTGTCTGTTCCCTATCCCAGGTATGGAGCGTGTGGTGTGTCTCTAACCCCAGGTGTCTGTCCCCTATCCCAGGTATGGAGCGTGTGGTGTGTCTCTAACCCCAGGTGTCTGTTCCCTATCCCAGGTATGGAGCGAGAggtgtctctctctaaccccagGTGTCTGTTCCCTATCCCAGGTATGGAGCGAGAGGTGTGTCTCTAACCCCAGGTGTCTGTTCCCTATCCCAGGTATGGAGCGAGAGGTGTGTCTCTAACCCCAGGTGTCTGTTCCCTATCCCAGGTATGGAGCGAGAGGTGTGTCTCTAACCCCAGGTGTCTGTTCCCTATCCCAGGTATGGAGCGAGAggtgtctctctctaaccccaggtgtctgtcccctatcccaggtatggagcgagaggtgtctctctctaaccccaggtgtctgtcccctatcccaggtatggagcgagaggtgtctctctctaaccccaggtgtctgtcccctatcccaggtatggagcgagaggtgtctctctctaaccccaggtgtctgtcccctatcccaggtatggagcgtgaggtgtctctctctaaccccagGTGTCTGTCCCCTATCCCAGGTATGGAGCGTGAGGTGTCTCTCTAACCCCAGGTGTCTGTTCCCTATCCCAGGTATGGAGCGAGAggtgtctctctctaaccccag containing:
- the LOC121551499 gene encoding casein kinase I-like, producing the protein MELRVGNRYRLGRKIGSGSFGDIYLGTDISVGEEVAIKLECVKTKHPQLHIESKIYKMMQGGVGIPTIKWCGAEGDYNVMVMELLGPSLEDLFNFCSRKFSLKTVLLLADQMISRIEYIHSKNFIHRDVKPDNFLMGLGKKGNLVYIIDFGLAKKYRDARTHQHIPYRENKNLTGTARYASINTHLGIEQSRRDDLESLGYVLMYFNLGSLPWQGLKAATKRQKYERISEKKMSTPIEVLCKGYPSEFATYLNFCRSLRFDDKPDYSYLRQLFRNLFHRQGFSYDYVFDWNMLKFGANRAAEDAERERRAGEDRLRQGQARAPAGARGIPSASGRARGAQDAAAPAPLTPTSHTGMERERKVSMRLHRGAPVNISSSDLTGRQDSRMSTSQALSRVTPSGLQSAAPR